In Mycobacterium sp. 050128, one genomic interval encodes:
- the nei2 gene encoding endonuclease VIII Nei2 has product MPEGDTVWHTAAVLREHLAGQTLTRCDVRVPQFATVDLTGTVVDEVLSRGKHLFIRAGRASIHSHLKMDGSWRVGNRPVRTDHRARIILEANDIRAVGIDLGVLEILDRDRDGEAVAHLGPDLLGPDWDPDLAAANLVASPDRPLAEALLDQRVMAGVGNVYCNELCFVSGHLPTAPVSAIADPRRVVSRARDMLWANRFRWNRCTTGDTRAGRQLWVYGRAGQSCRRCGTRINVDDTAERVAYWCPSCQR; this is encoded by the coding sequence ATGCCCGAGGGTGACACCGTCTGGCACACCGCGGCCGTGCTGCGCGAGCACCTGGCCGGGCAAACGCTGACCCGTTGCGACGTCCGGGTGCCGCAATTCGCCACCGTCGACCTCACCGGCACCGTGGTCGACGAGGTGCTCAGCCGTGGCAAGCACCTGTTCATCCGCGCCGGGCGGGCCAGCATTCACTCACATCTGAAGATGGACGGCAGTTGGCGAGTCGGGAACCGCCCGGTGCGGACAGACCATCGCGCCCGCATTATTTTGGAAGCCAACGATATTCGTGCTGTCGGCATCGATCTTGGCGTGCTCGAGATTCTCGACCGTGATCGCGACGGCGAAGCGGTCGCCCATCTGGGGCCCGATCTGCTGGGTCCGGATTGGGATCCCGACCTCGCCGCGGCGAACCTGGTCGCAAGTCCGGACCGGCCGCTGGCCGAAGCGTTGCTCGACCAGCGGGTGATGGCCGGGGTGGGCAACGTCTACTGCAACGAATTGTGCTTCGTCAGTGGACACTTGCCCACCGCACCCGTCAGCGCGATCGCAGATCCGCGCCGTGTGGTGTCGCGAGCCCGGGACATGCTGTGGGCCAACCGCTTCCGCTGGAACCGCTGCACCACCGGCGACACCCGGGCGGGCCGGCAGCTGTGGGTCTACGGCCGCGCCGGGCAGAGCTGCCGGCGCTGCGGCACGCGCATCAACGTCGACGACACCGCCGAGCGGGTGGCCTACTGGTGCCCGTCGTGTCAGCGCTGA
- a CDS encoding arylsulfatase, giving the protein MSEEHALVIVAGYQGLDAARHDFQTLTKDKSLQLRDAVLVGKDAEGDRVFVDSGNRLGRRGAKWGAGAGLAAGLFSPASVVTAAAGAAAGALAGTFLNQKVKGGLSDKIGEQMAADSAVIVVLAPADSRLAVQQALAGSPMKSVAELAHSTLRGFGAALQEAMGKFNPDRTRLPIPQRGFGGTVGRTVAESVGDWTIVPGAAAPEGAPNVLIVLIDDAGFGGPDTFGGAIRTPTLSRLARNGLAYNRFHVTAVCSPTRAALLTGRNHHRVGFGSVCEFPGPYPGYSTAKPRSCAALPRILRDNGYVTGAFGKWHLTPDNVQGAAGPFDNWPLGWGFDHFWGFPSGAAGQYDPIISQDNSVLGIPQGHDGKPYYFPDDLTDKAVQWLHTVRAANATKPWMMYYATGATHAPHHVFAEWADKYRGQFDEGWDIYRQKTFERQKQLGIIPPDAELTERPDLFPAWDSLSETQRRLYARQMEVFAGFSENADWNVGRLLDAIDDLGESDNTLVFYIWGDNGASMEGTNTGSFNEMTFINGLDLTAEQQLQLIEQYGGIEALGDEHTAPHFASAWAHANNTPYQWGKQMGSHLGGTRDPMVVAWPSRIRPDAQVRDQFTHCIDIAPTVLEAIGLPEPSSVDGFEQEPMDGTSFIHTFDDPAAQERHTVQYFENFGSRALYKDGWWACARLDKAPWDLSPQTMQRFAPGNYNPDDDVWELYYLPDDFAQANDLAAEHPDKLAELQQLWWQEAENNRVLPLLGGLAVMFGDLPPLPTTARFSFSGGVQNIQRGMVPRIFGRSYAIEARLHIPDAGAQGVLVANADFMGGYALWVDEERKLHHTYSFLGVETYRQVSTEALPVGDLTVRMLFESAQPVVGSGGRVTLWADDRLIGEGELPQTVSLAFTSYAGMDIGRDNGLVVDREYEDRAPYAFTGTVKEVVFDLMPVPVNAEQALHEHAAVQAVGQGAAG; this is encoded by the coding sequence ATGAGTGAAGAACACGCGCTGGTCATCGTTGCCGGCTATCAGGGCCTCGATGCTGCCCGCCACGACTTTCAAACCCTAACCAAGGACAAGAGCCTGCAGCTGCGCGACGCAGTGCTGGTCGGCAAGGACGCCGAGGGCGATCGCGTGTTCGTCGACAGCGGCAATCGCCTCGGCCGTCGCGGCGCCAAGTGGGGGGCCGGCGCGGGCCTGGCTGCGGGCCTGTTCTCGCCGGCGTCGGTGGTCACGGCGGCAGCCGGCGCCGCGGCCGGCGCCCTGGCGGGCACCTTCTTGAACCAGAAGGTCAAGGGCGGGCTGTCCGACAAGATCGGCGAGCAGATGGCGGCCGACAGTGCCGTGATCGTTGTCCTGGCGCCCGCCGACTCCCGGCTTGCCGTCCAGCAGGCGCTGGCCGGATCGCCGATGAAATCGGTCGCGGAGCTCGCTCACTCGACATTGCGCGGCTTCGGCGCGGCGTTACAGGAGGCGATGGGCAAGTTCAACCCGGACCGTACCCGGCTGCCGATACCGCAGCGCGGCTTCGGCGGCACCGTGGGCCGCACCGTGGCGGAGTCGGTGGGGGACTGGACGATCGTGCCCGGCGCCGCCGCACCCGAGGGAGCGCCGAACGTGCTGATCGTGCTGATCGACGACGCCGGCTTCGGCGGGCCGGACACCTTCGGTGGCGCTATCCGCACCCCGACACTATCCCGGCTGGCGCGCAACGGGTTGGCCTACAACCGCTTTCACGTCACCGCGGTGTGCTCTCCGACCCGCGCGGCGCTGCTGACCGGTCGCAACCATCATCGCGTCGGCTTCGGATCGGTGTGCGAGTTTCCGGGTCCTTACCCGGGTTACTCGACGGCCAAGCCGCGCAGTTGCGCCGCGCTGCCCCGGATTCTGCGCGACAACGGCTATGTCACAGGCGCTTTCGGCAAGTGGCATCTGACTCCGGACAACGTGCAGGGCGCGGCGGGTCCGTTCGACAACTGGCCGCTCGGTTGGGGGTTCGACCACTTCTGGGGATTCCCGTCGGGAGCCGCGGGCCAGTACGACCCGATCATCAGCCAGGACAATTCCGTGCTCGGCATACCGCAGGGCCACGACGGTAAGCCGTACTACTTCCCCGACGATCTCACCGACAAGGCCGTCCAGTGGCTGCACACCGTGCGGGCGGCCAACGCCACCAAGCCGTGGATGATGTACTACGCGACCGGCGCCACCCACGCGCCGCACCACGTGTTCGCCGAGTGGGCCGACAAATATCGGGGCCAGTTCGACGAGGGCTGGGATATCTACCGGCAGAAGACATTCGAACGGCAGAAGCAGCTCGGGATCATTCCGCCCGACGCCGAACTCACCGAGCGGCCCGATCTGTTTCCGGCGTGGGACAGCCTGTCGGAGACCCAGCGCAGACTCTATGCCCGGCAGATGGAGGTGTTCGCCGGGTTCTCGGAAAACGCTGACTGGAATGTCGGTCGCCTGCTGGACGCGATCGACGATCTCGGCGAGTCCGACAACACGCTGGTCTTCTACATCTGGGGCGACAACGGCGCCAGCATGGAGGGCACCAACACCGGTTCGTTTAACGAGATGACGTTCATCAACGGCCTGGATCTCACCGCCGAGCAGCAGTTGCAGCTCATCGAGCAATACGGCGGGATCGAAGCGCTGGGCGACGAGCACACCGCACCGCATTTCGCGAGCGCCTGGGCGCACGCCAACAACACCCCGTATCAGTGGGGCAAACAGATGGGCAGCCACCTGGGCGGCACCCGCGATCCGATGGTGGTGGCCTGGCCCAGCCGGATCCGGCCCGACGCGCAAGTACGTGACCAGTTCACGCACTGCATCGACATCGCGCCAACTGTGTTGGAGGCCATCGGTTTACCGGAGCCGAGCAGTGTCGACGGATTCGAGCAGGAGCCGATGGACGGAACCAGCTTCATCCACACCTTCGACGATCCGGCGGCGCAAGAGCGTCACACCGTGCAGTACTTCGAGAACTTCGGCAGCCGCGCGCTGTACAAGGACGGCTGGTGGGCGTGCGCACGGCTGGACAAGGCGCCCTGGGACCTGTCGCCACAGACCATGCAGCGGTTCGCTCCCGGCAATTACAACCCCGACGACGACGTGTGGGAGCTGTACTACCTGCCCGACGACTTCGCTCAGGCCAACGACCTGGCCGCCGAGCATCCCGATAAACTTGCAGAGCTGCAACAACTTTGGTGGCAGGAAGCCGAAAACAACCGGGTGCTGCCGCTTCTCGGCGGGCTGGCGGTGATGTTCGGTGATCTGCCCCCGCTACCCACCACCGCCCGATTCAGCTTCTCCGGCGGCGTGCAGAACATTCAGCGCGGCATGGTGCCGCGCATCTTCGGGCGCTCCTATGCGATCGAGGCGCGGCTGCACATCCCCGACGCGGGGGCCCAAGGTGTGTTGGTCGCCAATGCCGATTTCATGGGCGGGTACGCGTTGTGGGTGGACGAGGAACGCAAGCTGCACCATACGTATTCGTTCCTCGGCGTCGAAACCTATCGGCAGGTATCGACCGAGGCACTGCCCGTCGGCGATCTCACCGTGCGGATGCTGTTCGAATCCGCCCAGCCCGTCGTCGGTTCGGGCGGACGCGTGACGCTATGGGCCGACGATCGGTTGATCGGCGAGGGCGAACTGCCTCAAACGGTGAGCCTGGCCTTCACGTCGTACGCCGGGATGGACATCGGCCGCGACAACGGGTTGGTCGTCGACCGTGAATACGAGGACAGGGCTCCCTACGCGTTCACCGGAACCGTCAAAGAGGTCGTTTTCGACCTGATGCCGGTTCCGGTGAACGCCGAGCAGGCGCTGCACGAGCACGCCGCTGTCCAAGCTGTCGGACAGGGAGCGGCCGGCTAG
- a CDS encoding extracellular catalytic domain type 1 short-chain-length polyhydroxyalkanoate depolymerase, translated as MPYGRLLSLALLAVCLVGCGVQQVSAATPRDLAGTFRSGGLDRTYVMHVPPGDPVGLVLSLHGGGGSGKGQKGLTDFDAVADANKLLVVYPDGYDKSWADGRGASPADRRHVDDVGFLVGLADKLRNDYNIAPGHVFVTGMSNGGFMSNRLACDRADVFSAIAPVAGTLGVGVACNPSQPVSVWEAHGTADPLVHFNGGDVRGRGGLSHSISVKSMVDKWRSADGCQGDPVAQVLPNVGDGTVVHRIESTACAAATEVVLYQIDNGGHTWPGGKQYLPKAVIGPTTRVLDGSESIAQFFLAHARD; from the coding sequence ATGCCGTATGGACGATTGCTATCGCTGGCGCTGCTGGCGGTCTGTCTTGTCGGCTGCGGCGTGCAGCAGGTATCGGCGGCCACGCCGCGCGACCTGGCCGGAACGTTTCGTTCCGGCGGCCTGGACCGCACCTACGTAATGCATGTGCCGCCCGGCGATCCCGTCGGTTTGGTACTCAGCCTGCACGGAGGCGGCGGCAGCGGAAAGGGCCAGAAGGGTCTGACGGACTTCGACGCCGTCGCCGACGCCAACAAGCTGCTGGTGGTTTACCCCGACGGTTACGACAAGAGCTGGGCCGACGGGCGAGGAGCCTCCCCCGCCGATCGCCGCCATGTCGACGACGTCGGCTTCCTGGTGGGGCTGGCCGACAAGCTGCGCAACGACTACAACATCGCGCCGGGGCACGTGTTCGTCACCGGAATGTCCAACGGCGGCTTCATGTCCAACCGGCTGGCTTGCGATCGTGCTGATGTTTTTTCGGCGATCGCGCCGGTGGCGGGCACGCTGGGCGTGGGGGTGGCGTGTAATCCGTCGCAACCGGTTTCGGTGTGGGAGGCGCACGGGACCGCCGATCCGCTGGTGCATTTCAACGGTGGGGACGTCCGTGGTCGCGGTGGGCTGAGTCACTCCATCTCGGTCAAAAGCATGGTGGACAAGTGGCGTTCGGCCGACGGCTGTCAGGGTGACCCGGTGGCCCAGGTATTGCCCAACGTCGGCGACGGCACCGTCGTGCACCGCATCGAATCGACGGCGTGCGCGGCGGCCACCGAGGTGGTCTTGTATCAGATCGACAACGGCGGGCACACCTGGCCGGGCGGCAAGCAGTATCTGCCCAAGGCGGTGATCGGGCCGACCACGCGAGTGTTGGACGGATCCGAATCGATCGCGCAATTCTTCCTGGCGCACGCCCGCGACTAG
- a CDS encoding TetR/AcrR family transcriptional regulator → MPTARRRLSPEDRRAELLALGAEVFGKRPYDEVRIDEIAERAGVSRALMYHYFPDKRAFFAAVVKDEADRLYEATNKEPMAGLTMFEEARMGVLAYMAYHEQNPEAAWAAYVGLGRSDPVLLGVEDDAKNRQLEHIMTRIHEVVAAVPGAKLAPDIERDLRVILNGWIAFTFELCRQRIMDPTTSAERLADSCAHTLLDAITRVPEIPEELAHAMATARHQPQ, encoded by the coding sequence ATGCCAACGGCTAGGAGGCGGCTGTCCCCCGAGGATCGGCGCGCCGAACTGCTTGCGTTAGGGGCGGAAGTCTTCGGGAAGCGGCCCTACGACGAGGTCCGCATCGATGAGATCGCCGAGCGCGCGGGCGTCTCCCGTGCTCTGATGTATCACTACTTCCCCGACAAGCGAGCGTTTTTCGCCGCGGTCGTCAAGGACGAAGCCGATCGGCTCTACGAGGCCACCAACAAAGAGCCGATGGCCGGGCTGACGATGTTCGAAGAGGCGCGGATGGGCGTGCTGGCCTACATGGCCTACCACGAGCAGAACCCGGAAGCCGCCTGGGCCGCCTACGTCGGCCTGGGCCGGTCCGACCCGGTTCTGCTGGGCGTCGAGGACGACGCCAAGAACCGCCAGCTCGAGCACATCATGACCCGCATCCACGAGGTCGTGGCCGCGGTTCCGGGAGCGAAGCTGGCGCCGGATATCGAGCGGGACCTGCGAGTGATCCTCAACGGCTGGATCGCGTTCACCTTCGAGCTGTGCCGCCAGCGCATCATGGATCCGACCACCAGTGCCGAGCGCCTTGCCGACTCGTGTGCGCACACGCTGCTCGACGCGATCACCCGGGTACCCGAGATTCCTGAGGAACTCGCCCACGCGATGGCGACCGCTCGTCATCAACCGCAGTAG
- a CDS encoding ATP-dependent helicase, producing the protein MSTEALERFSAITREWFDSTFPAPTAAQAAAWDAIADGNNTLVIAPTGSGKTLAAFLWALDSLARSPVADERPRGTRVLYVSPLKALAVDVERNLRTPLAGLRRIAERHGLPAPDIIVGVRSGDTPPAQRRQLINSPPDVLITTPESLFLMLTSAARETLAGVQTVIVDEVHAIAAGKRGAHLAVSLERLQDLSRDLREGPPAQRIGLSATVRPPEELARFLSGSAPTTIVAPPSAKSFQLTVQVPVPDMANLTDNTIWPDVEARLVDLIEAHSSTIVFANSRRLAERLTARLNEIHAERSGVDLSTPDNQRANRKVPGGAPAHIMGSGQTYGADTLLARAHHGSVSKEQRALVEEDLKRGLLKAVVATSSLELGIDMGAVDLVIQVEAPPSVASGLQRIGRAGHQVGEVSQGVLFPKHRTDLISCAVTVQRMLAGQIESMRVPANPLDILAQQTVAAAALEPLDADRWFDTVRRSAPFSTLPRSVYEATLDLLSGKYPSTEFAELRPRLVYDRDTGTLTARPGAQRLAVTSGGAIPDRGMFTVYLASEAEKPSRVGELDEEMVYESRPGDVISLGATSWRITEITHDRVLVIPAPGLPARLPFWRGDDVGRPAELGAALGAFTGELAGLNREEFGKRCTALGFNDYATDNLWVLLDDQRTATGTVPTDTTLLVERFRDELGDWRVILHSPYGLRVHGPLALAVGRRLAERYGIDEKPTASDDGIVVHLPDTGLSSQDGAPLGAELFVFDADEIDPIVTAEVGGSALFASRFRECAARALLLPRRHPGKRSPLWQQRQRAAQLLEVARKYPDFPIVLETVRECLQDVYDVPALVDLMTGIANRRVRVLEAETPRPSPFAASLLFGYVGAFMYEGDSPLAERRAAALSLDSTLLAELLGRVELRELLDPDVIAATGRQLQHLTADRAARDAEAVADLLRLLGPLTEDEVAARSEAADVGGWLEGLRAARRALTVSFAGRSWWVAIEDIGRLRDAVGVAVPLGIPATFTEQVADPLGELLGRYARTRTPFTTAEAAARFGLGLRVTADVLGRLADPARSAGRLVRGDFVASGGVGGVGGEQWCDADVLRILRRRSLAALRAQVEPVSTAAYGRFLPAWHHLGAASGLDGLMSVIDQLAGVRIPASALEPLVLAPRVADYAPAMLDELLAAGEVTWSGAGSISGSDGWIALHASDSAPLTLSAPDEIDFTDTHRAMLETLAGGGAYFFRQLEQDKIGETALKDALWELIWAGWITGDTFAPVRALLTGSGTRKRSAPAHRTRRPPRLSRYSVAHPHSRTTDPTVAGRWSAVPAPEPDSTLRAHYQAELLLNRHGVLTRGAVASENVPGGFATLYKVLSTFEEAGRCQRGYFVESLGGAQFAVASTVDRLRSYLDGIDPERPEYRAVVLAAADPANPYGAALPWPATDGPRPGRKAGALVVLVDGGLAWFLERGGRSLLTFTDDPGAHHAAAQGLADLVTARRVESILVERINGVPALQPLPGGPSPVTEALSAAGFARTPRGMRLR; encoded by the coding sequence GTGAGCACCGAAGCACTCGAGCGATTCAGCGCGATCACCCGCGAGTGGTTCGACAGCACCTTCCCCGCCCCGACCGCCGCGCAGGCGGCGGCCTGGGATGCTATTGCCGACGGCAACAACACGCTGGTCATCGCCCCGACCGGATCCGGCAAGACGCTGGCCGCATTCTTGTGGGCCCTGGACTCCTTGGCCCGCTCCCCCGTCGCGGACGAACGGCCGCGCGGCACGCGCGTGTTGTATGTGTCACCGCTCAAGGCGCTGGCGGTCGACGTGGAGCGCAACCTGCGCACGCCGCTGGCCGGGCTGAGGCGAATCGCCGAGCGCCACGGTCTGCCCGCCCCCGACATCATTGTCGGGGTCCGCTCGGGTGACACCCCGCCGGCGCAGCGCCGCCAGCTGATCAACTCCCCGCCCGACGTGCTGATCACCACCCCCGAGTCGCTGTTTCTGATGCTGACCTCGGCCGCGCGCGAAACCCTGGCCGGCGTCCAGACGGTGATCGTCGACGAGGTGCACGCGATCGCCGCCGGCAAGCGCGGCGCGCACCTGGCGGTGTCGCTGGAGCGGCTCCAGGATTTATCACGAGACCTCCGCGAAGGACCACCCGCGCAGCGCATCGGACTGTCGGCGACGGTGCGCCCGCCCGAGGAGCTCGCGCGGTTCCTGTCCGGGTCCGCCCCGACCACGATCGTGGCTCCCCCGTCGGCCAAGTCGTTCCAGCTCACCGTGCAGGTGCCGGTCCCCGACATGGCCAACCTGACCGACAACACCATCTGGCCCGACGTCGAGGCCCGCCTGGTCGACCTGATCGAAGCGCACAGCTCGACCATCGTGTTCGCCAATTCGCGACGGCTGGCCGAACGACTTACCGCACGGCTCAACGAGATTCACGCCGAGCGCAGCGGTGTCGACCTGTCGACCCCGGACAATCAAAGGGCCAACCGCAAGGTGCCCGGCGGGGCGCCGGCGCACATCATGGGCAGCGGTCAGACCTACGGCGCCGATACGTTGCTGGCTCGCGCGCACCACGGTTCGGTCAGCAAGGAGCAGCGCGCGCTGGTCGAAGAGGACCTCAAACGCGGGCTGCTCAAGGCCGTCGTCGCCACGTCCAGCCTGGAGCTGGGCATCGACATGGGAGCCGTCGACCTGGTGATCCAGGTGGAGGCGCCGCCGTCGGTGGCCAGCGGCCTGCAGCGCATCGGACGAGCCGGCCATCAGGTCGGCGAGGTCTCCCAGGGCGTGCTGTTCCCCAAGCACCGCACCGACCTGATCAGCTGCGCCGTGACCGTGCAGCGGATGCTGGCCGGGCAGATCGAATCGATGCGGGTGCCGGCCAACCCGCTCGACATCCTGGCCCAACAGACGGTTGCCGCCGCCGCGCTGGAGCCGCTGGACGCCGACCGGTGGTTCGACACGGTACGCCGCAGCGCGCCGTTCTCGACCCTGCCGCGCAGCGTGTACGAGGCCACCCTGGACCTGTTGAGCGGCAAGTACCCGTCCACCGAATTCGCCGAGCTGCGACCGCGGCTGGTGTACGACCGCGACACCGGAACGCTGACCGCCCGGCCCGGTGCGCAGCGGCTGGCCGTCACGTCCGGCGGCGCGATCCCCGATCGCGGGATGTTCACCGTCTATCTGGCCAGTGAAGCCGAAAAACCTTCGCGGGTAGGTGAACTCGATGAGGAAATGGTCTACGAGTCGCGACCTGGTGATGTGATCTCGCTGGGGGCGACCAGCTGGCGGATCACCGAGATCACCCACGATCGGGTGCTGGTGATTCCGGCGCCGGGCCTGCCCGCCCGGCTGCCGTTCTGGCGCGGCGACGACGTGGGCCGCCCCGCCGAACTCGGCGCGGCGCTGGGCGCCTTCACCGGCGAACTTGCCGGGCTGAACCGCGAGGAATTCGGAAAGCGTTGCACCGCATTGGGTTTCAATGACTACGCGACCGACAACCTGTGGGTGTTGCTCGACGACCAGCGGACCGCCACCGGGACCGTGCCCACCGACACCACCCTGCTGGTCGAACGATTCCGCGACGAGCTCGGCGACTGGCGGGTGATCCTGCACTCTCCGTACGGGCTGCGCGTGCATGGCCCGCTCGCGCTGGCGGTGGGCCGGCGGCTGGCCGAGCGCTACGGCATCGACGAGAAGCCGACCGCCTCCGACGACGGCATCGTCGTGCATCTGCCCGACACCGGGCTCTCCAGCCAAGATGGTGCCCCGCTTGGTGCGGAGCTCTTCGTCTTCGACGCCGACGAAATCGACCCGATCGTCACCGCCGAAGTGGGCGGCTCGGCGCTGTTCGCATCCCGCTTCCGGGAATGCGCGGCGCGTGCGCTGCTGCTGCCGCGCCGGCATCCCGGCAAGCGCTCGCCGCTGTGGCAGCAGCGTCAGCGGGCGGCTCAGCTGCTGGAAGTGGCCCGCAAATACCCGGACTTCCCGATCGTGCTCGAGACCGTCCGGGAATGCCTGCAGGACGTGTACGACGTCCCGGCGCTGGTCGATTTGATGACGGGTATCGCTAACCGCCGGGTGCGGGTGCTCGAGGCCGAAACACCCAGGCCGTCACCGTTCGCCGCCTCGTTGTTGTTCGGCTACGTCGGCGCATTCATGTACGAGGGCGACTCGCCGCTGGCCGAGCGCCGCGCCGCGGCCCTGTCGCTGGACAGTACGCTGCTGGCGGAGCTGCTCGGACGCGTCGAGCTGCGCGAGCTGCTCGACCCGGACGTCATCGCCGCGACCGGCCGCCAGCTGCAGCATCTGACCGCCGACCGGGCCGCCCGCGACGCCGAGGCGGTCGCCGACCTGCTGCGGCTGCTGGGCCCTTTGACCGAAGACGAGGTCGCCGCGCGATCCGAGGCCGCCGACGTGGGCGGCTGGCTGGAAGGTCTGCGCGCCGCCCGGCGCGCGCTGACGGTGTCGTTCGCCGGCCGCAGCTGGTGGGTGGCCATCGAGGACATCGGCCGGCTGCGCGACGCGGTCGGCGTGGCCGTCCCGCTGGGCATTCCGGCCACGTTCACCGAACAGGTGGCCGACCCACTCGGCGAGCTGCTGGGCCGCTACGCGCGCACCCGCACCCCGTTCACCACGGCCGAGGCCGCCGCCCGCTTCGGGCTGGGGCTGCGGGTGACGGCCGACGTCTTGGGTCGGTTGGCCGACCCAGCAAGGTCTGCCGGCCGACTGGTGCGTGGCGACTTCGTCGCGTCCGGCGGTGTCGGTGGTGTTGGTGGCGAACAATGGTGTGACGCAGACGTTTTGCGAATACTGCGACGGCGTTCGCTGGCGGCGCTGCGCGCTCAGGTCGAGCCGGTCAGCACCGCCGCCTACGGGCGCTTCCTGCCGGCCTGGCATCACCTGGGCGCCGCGAGCGGCCTGGACGGGCTGATGTCTGTGATCGATCAGCTGGCCGGGGTGCGGATACCGGCGTCGGCGCTCGAGCCGCTGGTGCTGGCGCCGCGCGTGGCCGACTATGCCCCGGCGATGCTCGACGAGCTGCTGGCGGCCGGGGAGGTCACCTGGTCGGGCGCCGGGTCGATCTCGGGCAGCGACGGGTGGATCGCGCTGCACGCCAGCGATTCGGCTCCGCTGACCCTGTCGGCGCCCGACGAGATCGACTTCACCGACACCCATCGCGCGATGCTGGAGACCCTGGCCGGCGGCGGCGCGTACTTCTTCCGGCAGCTCGAGCAGGACAAGATCGGCGAAACCGCGCTCAAAGATGCGCTGTGGGAACTGATCTGGGCCGGCTGGATCACCGGCGACACGTTCGCCCCAGTGCGGGCGTTGCTGACGGGCAGCGGGACCCGCAAGCGTTCGGCCCCGGCGCACCGCACCCGCCGGCCGCCGCGGCTGAGCCGGTACAGCGTCGCGCATCCCCACTCCCGGACCACCGACCCGACCGTGGCCGGGCGCTGGTCGGCGGTGCCGGCGCCGGAGCCCGATTCCACCCTGCGCGCCCATTACCAAGCCGAATTGCTGCTCAACCGGCATGGCGTGCTGACCAGAGGCGCCGTGGCGTCGGAAAATGTGCCGGGGGGATTCGCCACGTTGTACAAGGTGCTGAGCACCTTCGAAGAAGCCGGCCGGTGTCAGCGGGGGTACTTCGTCGAGTCGCTGGGCGGCGCCCAATTCGCCGTCGCCTCGACCGTCGACCGGCTGCGCAGTTACCTCGACGGGATCGACCCGGAGCGACCCGAATACCGGGCGGTCGTGCTGGCCGCCGCCGACCCGGCCAACCCGTACGGGGCCGCATTGCCCTGGCCCGCAACCGACGGGCCCCGCCCGGGTCGCAAGGCCGGCGCGCTCGTCGTGCTGGTCGACGGCGGGCTGGCCTGGTTCCTCGAGCGCGGCGGGCGGTCATTGCTGACGTTCACCGACGATCCCGGCGCCCACCACGCGGCGGCCCAGGGGCTGGCCGACCTGGTCACCGCCCGGCGCGTCGAGTCGATCCTCGTCGAACGCATCAACGGGGTGCCGGCACTGCAGCCGCTGCCCGGCGGCCCGAGTCCGGTGACCGAGGCCCTGTCGGCAGCGGGCTTCGCGCGCACCCCGCGCGGAATGCGGCTGCGGTGA
- a CDS encoding DUF732 domain-containing protein, whose translation MKIAKPGPAKIPSGTRLVVAMAVSLGVLGAGLAPAAHADANDDKFIQLLISDGITHESVPAAIAAARKVCEYLAQGMTPNEVVIDVMNSSSLPDYDAGYFVGAAIRAYCPQYKPPPEPAPPPPPPST comes from the coding sequence GTGAAAATTGCCAAGCCCGGCCCGGCGAAGATTCCGTCGGGTACCCGACTTGTAGTTGCGATGGCCGTGTCGCTTGGCGTGCTTGGCGCAGGCTTGGCCCCTGCCGCCCACGCCGACGCGAACGATGACAAATTCATCCAGCTGCTGATTTCCGACGGCATCACCCACGAGTCCGTCCCCGCTGCCATCGCGGCAGCGCGGAAGGTCTGCGAGTACCTCGCACAGGGGATGACGCCCAACGAAGTCGTCATCGACGTGATGAACAGCAGCAGCCTGCCCGACTACGACGCCGGCTACTTCGTTGGCGCGGCCATCCGCGCCTACTGCCCGCAGTACAAGCCGCCGCCGGAGCCCGCACCTCCGCCGCCGCCTCCGTCGACCTAA